DNA from Candidatus Binatia bacterium:
GACGCTCACGCGAACCGGATCGCGCGCGCGGGCGATCGTGGCCGCGACCCAGGCGGCGGGACGGTGGGCGAGGCGGGTGATGAAGGGGCTCGCGAGCAGGGGAAGGGAGCGCGTTCGCCCGGGCGGAAGGAAGTCGCCTCGCAGCCCGCGGAGCACGAGGAAGAGGTCGTCCTCGGCGATCCCCCCCGGCTTCATCGGCAGGGAGAGGGCGCGCGATTCGTCCTCGAAGTAGGAGCGCACGAATCCGCTGACCGCGCGCGGGCCGAACGCCTGCTCCTCGTAGACCTGGCCGCACCACTCGGTGCAGCTGAAGGCCGTCTTGACCGGAGAGAAGTCGCGGCTGTGCGTGAAGAGGGAGATCATCGTGTGGTAGTCGTAGATCCCGGTCTGGAAGCTGCGCGACAGGTTCAGCTTCAGCGCCTCGAACGTGTCGGCCGGGTTCCTCGCGGGGTCGTCCACCTTCACGCGCTTCGCCGCGCTGAAGGGCTCGGTGACGACGATCATGGCGCAGCGTCCCGCCCGGCGCTGGCCGTAGCGGGTGACGTGATAACTGTAGCCGTTCAGCTCGGCCCGGCCATCCTGCCACCAGGACTCGAAGGATGCTGCGGGCGGTGGCGCAGCCATCGCCCGCGGGGCAGGGCGCGGCGGGGCGCCTTCCACGCAGGCGACGGCAGCCGCGAGCCCGTACCCGAGCAACGCCGCGAGCGCGGCGCGCTTCAGCGCGGGAGCGCGGTGCGCACGGCCCGGAGCCGAGCGATCTCGCGGCGCACGAGAACGAAGCAGGGAAGCGTGGCGCCGCAGAAGGTCGCCTGCAGCCGCGGATCGGCTTGCCGCCCCGCCTCCACCGCCACCAGGATTCCCGCGAGCAGGATCAGGGCGAGCGAGATCGCCCCCTGGAAGCGCGCCATTTCCGTGTGCGGCCAGGCGTCCATCGGCCGGAGCAGCTCCCGCCCGTCGTTCGAGTCGGTGCATGCGTTCTTGAGCGGACAGGCGTTGCACATCTCCGCCTTGGCCCGGTAGCGGACCAGCCGCGCCTTCTCGTCCCGCTCGATCCGCCACAGGTAGGTTCCCTCCGAGCACTGCCATGCGTCGAAGGCCTGATGATAGCGGAAGCCGATCGCCTTCACGCGCAGCACCCGCGCGTGCGAACGGCGCGCGGCCCAGCCCAGCGCGGCGGCCACGCCGACCAGGAACAGGGCGTAGCCGCCGACGAACGCCGCCTCCTGAAGCGGCGTCAGGCCCGCGAAGGAGGTCACCGCTCCGCTCCGGCCGGCTCGGTGCGGGTGGCCGCGTCCATGAAGAGCGGCGCCGCCTCGCCGACCGCTTCCGGCACCCGCCGCGCGCCGCGCACCGCGTTCCAGGCGAGCCAGAGGATGGGGACCGTGCCCGCGATGAAGAGGAGGTCCCCGGGGAGACGCACCCATTCGATCCAGACGTTCATCCCGCTGGTGAGGAACTCGAGGGAGCGAGCCTCGACGTAGCCCGCCTTGACCGAGTGGTAGAGCTGCAGCACGCCGAGCGGGAAGAGAGTCGCGAAGGACATCCACGCGAGCCCGATGTTGAGGGCCCAGAACGAGAACTTGGCCGCCCGGTCCGACCAGCGGTCGGGCGGGGTGAGATAGCGCAGGCAGAAGAGCGCGATCCCGATCGCGAGCATGCCGTAGACGCCCATGAAGGCGGTGTGCCCGTGGTTCGCCGTGAGCGCGGTGCCGATCTCGTAGTAGGAGACGATCGGGAGGTTGATCAGGAAGCCGAAGATCCCGGCGCCGAGGAAATTCCAGAAGCCGACCGCGGCGAGGAACATGACCGCCCAGCGATGGGGGAACGCGCGCTTCCCCTCGCCCACCTGCGCCGCGCCGAGCTGGAGGAAGCTCCACGCCTCGACGGTCAGGAACGTCAGCGGCACCACCTCGGCCGCCGAGAAGGTGGCGCCCAGCGCCATCGCCTCCACCGGCGTGCCGTTGAAGTACATGTGGTGCATCGTCCCGATTACCCCGCCGATGGAATAGAGGATGAAGTCGAGGTAGATCAAAGTGAGCGCGACGCGCTCGTGCACGACGCCGAGGAGCACGAAGATGTAGGCCACGATCACCGTCGTGAAGAGCTCGAGGAAGTCCTCGACCCACAGGTGCACCACCCACCAGCGCCAGTACTCGGCGCTCGTGACGTGCGACGCGGTCTGCGCGAGGAGCCCGACTGCGTAGAACGCGGGGATGGCGAGCGCCGCGTAGAAGAACATCCAGGGCATGTTCCCCCGGTGCTCCTGATGCAGCCGCGTGCGAAGCACGCGGTAGAGGATCACCACCCAGAGCACGAGACCCACGGAGAGGAGCGCCTGCCAGAACCGCCCCAGGTCGAGGTATTCGAAGCCCTGGTTTCCGAACCACTCCCAGAGCCGCCCGGCGTAGCCGAAGATCCCCGCGTACTCGCCGGCCAGGCTGCCGAACACGACGAGCGCGACGGCGCCGAGGAGCCCGTACGCCAGGTAGTGCTGCCCCTTCGGTTCGCCCCGCGCGATCATCGGCGCGATGAAGATCCCCGCCGCCAGGTAGGAGGCCGCCACCCAGAAGATCGCGAGCTGGAGGTGCCAGGTGCGCGCGAGGTTGAAGGGGAGGATGCGCGCCAGGTCGATGCCGAAGAAGCCGGCGATCTCGGCGCGGTAGTGCTGCACCGAGCCGCCGAGCAGCGCCTGGCCGAGGAAGAGGAGTCCCATCACCAGGAAGTACCAGGCGGTCGCCCGCTGCGCCGGCGTGAGCGCGACCTCCCCGGGCGCGCGGAAGCCGATCCGCTCCTGGTCGCGCCCGTGCCATCCCAGGAAGCGCCAGCGCCCGAACACGGCGAGCATCACGCCGGTGCCGCCGAGGAGCGCGATCAGCGACAGGACGCTCCAGAGGAGCACGTCGGCGGTGGGGCGGTTCTCGACGAGCGGCTCGGGTGGCCAGTTGTTCGTGTAGGAGTAGTCCTTCCCGGGACGCCGCGTGGAGGCCGCCCAGGCGGTCCAGGCGAAGTAGGCCGTGAGC
Protein-coding regions in this window:
- a CDS encoding cbb3-type cytochrome c oxidase subunit I, whose protein sequence is MRPLLVAKTWFQAAILVFLFGFFVLGFLAMRTYQAEPPIPKQVQDESGRVLFTGADVTAGQQVFLKNGLMEYGSIFGHGAYLGPDYTADYLRRSATMVRDAYGGASSDRARDLTVAAFKTNRYEPATGILRFDAARSAAHDSLVARYAAFFSEPTTRFGLRPRAITDPVELRQLTAYFAWTAWAASTRRPGKDYSYTNNWPPEPLVENRPTADVLLWSVLSLIALLGGTGVMLAVFGRWRFLGWHGRDQERIGFRAPGEVALTPAQRATAWYFLVMGLLFLGQALLGGSVQHYRAEIAGFFGIDLARILPFNLARTWHLQLAIFWVAASYLAAGIFIAPMIARGEPKGQHYLAYGLLGAVALVVFGSLAGEYAGIFGYAGRLWEWFGNQGFEYLDLGRFWQALLSVGLVLWVVILYRVLRTRLHQEHRGNMPWMFFYAALAIPAFYAVGLLAQTASHVTSAEYWRWWVVHLWVEDFLELFTTVIVAYIFVLLGVVHERVALTLIYLDFILYSIGGVIGTMHHMYFNGTPVEAMALGATFSAAEVVPLTFLTVEAWSFLQLGAAQVGEGKRAFPHRWAVMFLAAVGFWNFLGAGIFGFLINLPIVSYYEIGTALTANHGHTAFMGVYGMLAIGIALFCLRYLTPPDRWSDRAAKFSFWALNIGLAWMSFATLFPLGVLQLYHSVKAGYVEARSLEFLTSGMNVWIEWVRLPGDLLFIAGTVPILWLAWNAVRGARRVPEAVGEAAPLFMDAATRTEPAGAER